In a genomic window of Physeter macrocephalus isolate SW-GA chromosome 14, ASM283717v5, whole genome shotgun sequence:
- the LOC102978646 gene encoding LOW QUALITY PROTEIN: carbonyl reductase [NADPH] 2-like (The sequence of the model RefSeq protein was modified relative to this genomic sequence to represent the inferred CDS: inserted 2 bases in 1 codon): MLLNFSGLRALVTGQGKMGIGWDTMKALHASGARVVAVSRTNANLVSLSKEGPGVEPVCVDLGDCEAMEQALGGVGPVDVLMNNAAVALLQPFLETTKEAFDGSFSVKLRXVFQVSQIVARGMISHGVPGSSVNVSSMAAHVTLPSLAAYSSTKGAMTILTKAMAMELGPHKIRVNSVNPTVVLTAMGQQAPSDPEFARKLKERHPLRQFAEVEDVVNSILFLLRDRSASSSGSGIFVDAGYLAS, translated from the exons ATCGGGTGGGACACCATGAAGGCCCTGCACGCCTCAGGAGCCAGAGTGGTGGCTGTGAGCCGTACCAATGCCAACCTGGTCAGCCTCTCCAAGGAG GGCCCCGGGGTAGAGCCTGTGTGCGTGGATCTGGGTGACTGCGAGGCCATGGAGCAGGCACTGGGCGGCGTGGGCCCTGTGGACGTGCTGATGAACAATGCCGCTGTGGCGCTGCTGCAGCCCTTCCTGGAGACCACCAAGGAGGCCTTCGACGG gtCCTTCAGTGTGAAACTGCG TGTGTTCCAGGTGTCTCAG ATTGTGGCCCGGGGCATGATCAGCCACGGAGTGCCTGGCTCCAGCGTGAATGTCTCCAGCATGGCGGCCCATGTCACCCTTCCCAGCCTAGCTGCCTACA GCTCCACCAAGGGTGCAATGACCATCCTGACCAAAGCCATGGCCATGGAGCTGGGGCCGCACAAG ATCCGGGTGAACTCGGTAAACCCCACGGTGGTGCTGACCGCCATGGGCCAGCAAGCCCCGTCTGACCCCGAGTTCGCCCGGAAGCTGAAGGAGCGCCACCCGCTGAGGCAGTTTGCTG AGGTGGAAGACGTGGTCAACAGCATCCTCTTCCTGCTCCGCGACCGCAGCGCCTCCAGCAGCGGCTCGGGAATCTTTGTGGATGCCGGGTACCTGGCCTCCTAA